A portion of the Cryptomeria japonica chromosome 5, Sugi_1.0, whole genome shotgun sequence genome contains these proteins:
- the LOC131064426 gene encoding fatty acyl-CoA reductase 2, chloroplastic — MTVVIKMEVLKVLCKDYPSLNSSSKKPCSEHKLSKHGTHFSRHSLRLYQPRRNSVSCLAIRAANSHVAIKKGNGSVKEHSLCKGLGIVDFLEAKNILVTGATGFLAKVVIEKILRTQPKVGKLFLIIKAKDSEAAFQRMKNEIICSELFRHLRGIYGGQLEEFVLTKLVPVAGDVSLDNLGIQVDVAEKLAHNVEIILNSAAVTSFDARYDVALETNTRGPSRLMEFGRSCRKLQLFLHVSTAYVNGQREGRIVEKPFKGLEDAPALNILNEIELAKISLNFHQTRMSEPQSCKATNEDGISQTMKDMALERARTYGWNDVYVFSKAMGEMFLDQNRGEIPLAIVRPSVIEGTYSDPFPGWIEGLRMVDPIIAYYAKGQLSALICDPNVTLDIVPVDMVANAILAVMAKHAGKSGLEVYQMASSVANPIFTGELFGMFHQYFKAHPYVDVRGKPIKVKDSLKLFGNMEDLSSHALNMSLNANGHSFGQMEKQECIAMKLGARVNKHVGRVYQSYLTCRARFDNSNTNMLFQELSQEEKEIFGFDVKRIDWNDYIMNVHIPGLLGNVMMKRRPKAIEEERTPAVPLLLRS; from the exons ATGACAGTAGTAATCAAAATGGAAGTTTTGAAGGTGCTGTGTAAAGACTATCCTTCTTTGAATTCTTCTTCTAAGAAGCCCTGTTCGGAGCATAAGCTTTCCAAGCATGGCACTCACTTTTCTAGGCATTCTCTACGTTTATATCAGCCAAGAAGAAATTCAGTGAGCTGCCTTGCAATTAGAGCTGCAAATTCCCATGTAGCTATCAAAAAAGGAAATGGATCAGTGAAAGAGCATTCATTGTGCAAGGGCCTGGGTATAGTTGATTTTCTTGAGGCCAAAAACATTCTAGTCACTGGTGCAACAGGCTTCCTTGCAAAAG TGGTGATTGAGAAAATACTAAGGACACAGCCAAAAGTTGGAAAGCTCTTCTTGATTATCAAGGCTAAAGATTCAGAGGCTGCATTTCAAAGGATGAAGAATGAA ATAATATGTTCTGAGTTATTCAGACATCTAAGAGGCATTTATGGAGGACAGTTGGAGGAATTTGTACTGACAAAACTTGTACCTGTTGCTGGTGATGTTTCATTGGACAATTTAGGAATTCAAGTGGACGTGGCTGAAAAGCTTGCACACAATGTAGAAATAATTCTGAACTCTGCAGCTGTCACTTCATTTGATGCCAG GTATGATGTTGCTTTGGAGACAAATACAAGAGGACCGTCTCGGCTCATGGAGTTTGGAAGAAGTTGCAGAAAGCTACAGCTCTTTCTGCATGTATCAACAG CATATGTTAATGGGCAAAGAGAAGGGAGGATAGTAGAAAAACCATTCAAAGGGCTAGAAGATGCTCCAGCTTTGAACATTCTAAATGAAATTGAATTAGCCAAAATAAGTCTGAATTTTCATCAAACCAGAATGTCAGAACCCCAAAGCTGTAAAGCTACAAATGAGGATGGCATTTCTCAAACAATGAAAGACATGGCTTTGGAAAG GGCAAGAACATATGGATGGAATGATGTTTATGTGTTTAGCAAGGCAATGGGAGAAATGTTTTTAGACCAGAACAGAGGAGAAATCCCGTTGGCTATTGTTAGACCTAGTGTGATTGAAGGAACCTACAGTGATCCATTTCCTGGATGGATAGAAGGCCTTCG AATGGTAGATCCAATAATTGCCTACTATGCAAAAGGCCAGCTCTCTGCCCTGATTTGTGATCCAAATGTGACACTTGATATA GTCCCAGTAGATATGGTTGCAAATGCAATACTTGCAGTAATGGCAAAGCATGCTGGCAAATCTGGCCTGGAGGTTTATCAAATGGCGTCTTCTGTTGCAAACCCAATATTTACAGGAGAGCTTTTTGGGATGTTTCATCAGTATTTCAAAGCCCATCCTTATGTTGATGTTAGGGGCAAACCAATAAAAGTAAAGGATTCTCTCAAGCTATTTGGCAACATGGAAGATCTTTCTTCTCATGCTTTAAACATGTCATTAAAT GCAAATGGGCACTCTTTTGGTCAAATGGAAAAGCAAGAGTGCATAGCTATGAAGTTAGGAGCCCGTGTGAATAAACATGTAGGCAGAGTATACCAGTCATATCTTACTTGCAGAGCCAG ATTTGACAACTCAAACACAAATATGTTATTCCAAGAACTctcccaagaagaaaaggaaaTATTTGGGTttgatgtgaagaggatagactGGAACGATTACATAATGAACGTTCATATTCCGGGGCTTCTCGGAAATGTTATGATGAAAAGAAGACCTAAAGCCATTGAAGAAGAGAGGACTCCTGCAGTTCCTCTATTGTTGAGGTCTTAG